TGAAGACGGTGACGAACAGGACCGGGAGCACGCCCCGGGGACCCTAGCATGTCGCATGCATGTCGGACCCCAGAGGCAGGATGGAACGATGACCAGGATCGCGATCCAGCACGTGTGCAGGCAGTGCGGCTTTCGCACGGCGAAGTGGTTCGGCAAGTGCGGAGGCTGCGGCGCGTTCGGCTCGGTGGAGGAGCAGTCGGCTCGCGCCGGCGGACGCGGGCTCTCGCCCGTGCTGCCCATCGACCAGGTCCCGCTCTCTCCGGGGCGCCGGGAGAGGACGGGCATCGGCGAACTGGACCGCGCGCTCGGAGGGGGGCTGGTTCCCGGCGCGGTGGTGTTGCTCGCCGGCGATCCCGGGATCGGAAAGAGCACGCTGCTCCTCTCCGCGCTGGATCGGCTCTCGGGTCCAAAGCGGCCCGTGCTGTACGTCAGCGGAGAGGAGTCGCTGCAGCAGATCCGGCTGCGCGGCGAGCGCCTCGGGACGCTCTCGCCGGCGCTCCATCTCGTGGCCGAGACCGATGCAAGCATGGCCCTCGATCACGCGCGCAAGCTCCGACCGTGCGTGCTCGCGGTGGATTCGATCCAGACGCTCGCCCTCTCCGGGCTGGAGAGTGCGGCCGGCTCCGTGACGCAGGTGCGCGAAGTGGGCCACCGGCTCGCTGCGTTCGCAAAGGAGACCGGCATCCCGGTGATCCTGGTCGGCCACGTCACCAAGGAAGGTTCCATCGCCGGGCCGCGCGTCCTCGAGCATCTGGTGGACACCGTGCTGTTTTTCGAGGGCGATCGCAGCCACGCCTACCGGATCCTGCGCGCGCACAAGAATCGATTCGGGTCCACGAACGAGATCGGCGTCTTCGAGATGAAGTCGGAGGGGCTCGTCGAGGTGCCGAATCCTTCGGCGTTGTTCCTCGCCGAGCGACCCACCGACGCGTCGGGCAGCGCGGTGGTGGCGGTCATGAACGGCTCGCGGCCGCTGCTCGTCGAGGTGCAGGCGCTGGTTGCTCGCTCGTCGTCGGGCGGCAATCCGCGGCGAACGGCCATCGGCGTCGATTTTGGCCGCGTCGCGGTGCTCACCGCCGTTCTCGAGCGGAAGCAGGGCTACATGCTCGCAGACAAGGACGTCTACGTGAGCGTCGCCGGCGGCGCGGAGGTGCCGGAACCCGCCGGCGATCTGGCAGTCGCGGCGGCGCTCGTGTCGTCGTTGCGGGACCGTCCGCTGCCGCCCGGAACGCTGGTGCTCGGGGAAGTCGGTCTTGCCGGCGAGGTGCGCGCCGTCAGCCAGATCGACCCGCGATTGGCGGAGGCGGCACAACTCGGCTTTTCCCGGTGCGTGCTGCCGAAGGGCAATCGGGCGCGGGTTTGCAAAGGTGGTCTGGAGCTCTGCGAGGTGGCCAATGTAGGAGCAGCGATGGATGCGCTCTTCGCTTAGGATGGCTCGGTGGCCGACGATCAGGAAGAGCGGCGCCGCCATCAACGGGCGCCCGTCGACCTCCAGGTCAGCCTCGAATTTGCCTCCGTCCAGCAGTTCCTCTCCGCTTGCGCCGGCGACATCAGCGAGAGCGGCATGTTCATCCGGATGGAGGGCCCACCGCACCGGGTCGGCGAGGCCCTGACTCTGCGATTCGACGCGGGCAAGGAGCGCATCGTCCACGGCACCGCGCGCGTCGTGCGCGTTGAGCCGGCGGGAATCGCGGTGGAGTTCGTCGAGCTGGACGACACGTCACGCAAGCTCGTGCAGATGATCGTCCGCATCAAGGTCGCGGCGGGATGACGATTTTGATGTCGGCAGTGAGGTCGGCGGCGTCGGATCGCTCGGTGCAGGACGCTGCGAGAACTACGCCTTCGAGACTGCCGACTTCCAGCGTGCCAGCATCGCGTCCCGCTGCTCCGCCTTCATTTTCGGCTTGAACTGCTTCCCGGGCCGCCACGCGTTGCGCAGCTCCTTGAGCCCCGCCCACATGCCCGTGCCCAGGCCGGCGAGGAACGCCGCCCCGAGAGCGGTTGCAGCAAGTCCGCCTGGAACTGCATCAGCAGATCGTTGGCGGAGGCGCCTCCGTCGACGCGAAACATCGGCACCGGCTTGCCGATGTCCTGGGCCATCGCCTGCGCCAGATCGTGGATCTCGAACGCCACTCCCTCGAGCGCCGCCCGAGCCAGATGCGCCGCCGTCACGCCGCGGTGGATTCCCGAGATGAGCCCGCGCGCTTCCTGCCTCCAGTGCGGCGCGCCCAGGCCGGCCAATGCGGGAACGAACACGACGCCGGCCGAATCCGGGACCGACGCCGCGAGCTTCTCGACATCCGCGGACTTCTCGATGAGGCCGAGCCCGTCGCGCAACCACTGGACGACGGCGCCGGCGATGAATGCGCTTCCCTCCAAGGCATACGCAACCTCGCTGCCCACCTGCCAGGCGACGGTCCCCAACAGACCATGCCGGGAAGTGACCTTGTTCGGTCCGGCATTCATCAAGAGGAACGCGCCGGTCCCGTACGTGCACTTCGCCTCGCCCTCTTCGAAGCAGGCCTGGCCGACCAGCGCGCTCTGCTGATCTCCCGCGATGCCGGCGATGGGAACTCCGTCGGGCAAACCCTTCACGCCCTTGGTCGTGCCGAAGACGCCCGCGGAAGGCTTGATCGCCGGCAACACGGCGCGCGGCACACCGAAGAGGGCGAGCAGCTCGTTGTCCCAGGCGCGCGTTCCCAGATCCATGAAGAGGGTGCGCGAGGCGTTGGTCACGTCGGTCGCGTGCACCGCGCCCCCGGTCAGCTTCCAGAGCAGCGCCGAATCGATGGTGCCGAAACAGATGTCGCCGTTCTCCGCCCGCGCCTGCGCGCCGGACACGTGGTCGAGCAGCCAGCGGACC
The window above is part of the Deltaproteobacteria bacterium genome. Proteins encoded here:
- the radA gene encoding DNA repair protein RadA, yielding MTRIAIQHVCRQCGFRTAKWFGKCGGCGAFGSVEEQSARAGGRGLSPVLPIDQVPLSPGRRERTGIGELDRALGGGLVPGAVVLLAGDPGIGKSTLLLSALDRLSGPKRPVLYVSGEESLQQIRLRGERLGTLSPALHLVAETDASMALDHARKLRPCVLAVDSIQTLALSGLESAAGSVTQVREVGHRLAAFAKETGIPVILVGHVTKEGSIAGPRVLEHLVDTVLFFEGDRSHAYRILRAHKNRFGSTNEIGVFEMKSEGLVEVPNPSALFLAERPTDASGSAVVAVMNGSRPLLVEVQALVARSSSGGNPRRTAIGVDFGRVAVLTAVLERKQGYMLADKDVYVSVAGGAEVPEPAGDLAVAAALVSSLRDRPLPPGTLVLGEVGLAGEVRAVSQIDPRLAEAAQLGFSRCVLPKGNRARVCKGGLELCEVANVGAAMDALFA